A single window of Anomaloglossus baeobatrachus isolate aAnoBae1 chromosome 9, aAnoBae1.hap1, whole genome shotgun sequence DNA harbors:
- the ATP6V1G2 gene encoding V-type proton ATPase subunit G 2, giving the protein MTSQSQGIQQLLQAEKRAAERVSEARKRKARRLKQAKEEAQGEIEQYRIEREREFQSQQRTALGTQGDLSSEIEARTRHTLQMVQSSHGKNKEAVLRRLLSLVCDVKPELHPNYRFTNY; this is encoded by the exons ATGACCAGTCAGTCCCAGggcatccagcagctgctgcaggcagagAAGAGGGCGGCCGAGAGGGTGTCAGAGGCCCGGAAAC GTAAGGCCCGGAGGCTGAAACAAGCCAAGGAGGAAGCCCAGGGGGAGATTGAACAATATCGGATAGAAAGGGAGCGGGAATTCCAGAGCCAGCAGCGCACC GCTTTGGGCACCCAGGGGGACCTCTCCTCCGAGATTGAGGCCCGAACCCGGCACACGCTCCAGATGGTCCAGAGCAGTCATGGGAAGAATAAAGAGGCCGTGCTGAGGAGACTACTGAGCCTGGTGTGCGACGTGAAACCCGAACTGCACCCCAACTACCGCTTCACCAACTACTGA